The following nucleotide sequence is from Mesobacillus jeotgali.
CTCCAGTGCTTTTCGGGGCTGACCAAGGCGCTTACGCTTTTATTTCTAGTTGGTCGCCAAATAGCTTTGCAGTTCTTTGATCAATTGCTCAGCTCCTTCTTTGCTTAAGACGATTCTTCCATCTGCCAGTGACATATTATCATTGCTGATTGTACCGGTTATGAGGCAAGTCAGATCTGGCTGGTATT
It contains:
- a CDS encoding AbrB/MazE/SpoVT family DNA-binding domain-containing protein: MKATGIVRKTDQLGRVVIPMELRKKLSIGESDPLEIFVDEDMIILKKYQPDLTCLITGTISNDNMSLADGRIVLSKEGAEQLIKELQSYLATN